Proteins from a genomic interval of candidate division KSB1 bacterium:
- a CDS encoding zinc ribbon domain-containing protein, with product MPIYEYRCVSCGHRFDVLQRMSDDGSKLTCPRCGAEKPQRMISACASSIGSASFDVPTGGSCAGGCCCGN from the coding sequence ATGCCCATTTATGAGTATCGATGCGTCTCCTGCGGCCATCGTTTTGATGTGCTGCAACGAATGAGCGACGACGGTTCCAAGCTCACCTGCCCGCGCTGCGGCGCTGAAAAGCCGCAGCGGATGATTTCGGCCTGTGCGTCATCCATCGGCTCCGCATCTTTTGATGTCCCGACCGGCGGAAGCTGCGCGGGCGGCTGCTGCTGCGGCAATTGA
- a CDS encoding DUF72 domain-containing protein, which produces MHPVLIGPAGWSYADWKGVFYPPNPPRNFSQLEYLSRFFPVVEVNMTFYRIPPVSMVQKWLQTVEHRDFKFCVKAWQGFTHQSAETSAETVQFMRCLEPMAERERLAAVLLQFPWSFKYSPESLARLEQLLAIFRPYPCAVEFRHGSWQTPQVYDLLRQNRVAFVNIDQPVIGESIVPSDEVTAPFAYVRLHGRNRANWFRQDAGRDDRYNYLYSEDELKEWEERIRNMAEKAPTIVIFNNHFRGQATLNAFQLMHDLFKMPPIVPATLKASFPKELAFARPDSLQLF; this is translated from the coding sequence ATGCATCCCGTGCTCATTGGTCCTGCAGGTTGGAGTTACGCGGATTGGAAAGGCGTCTTTTATCCGCCCAACCCTCCCCGAAATTTCTCTCAACTCGAATACCTTTCGCGCTTTTTCCCTGTTGTCGAAGTCAACATGACATTTTATCGTATTCCGCCTGTTTCTATGGTTCAAAAGTGGCTGCAAACCGTCGAACACCGCGATTTTAAATTTTGCGTCAAGGCTTGGCAGGGATTCACTCACCAGTCGGCTGAAACCTCGGCAGAGACGGTGCAGTTTATGCGCTGCCTCGAACCCATGGCCGAACGAGAGCGATTGGCGGCGGTGCTTTTGCAGTTCCCCTGGTCGTTCAAATATTCGCCGGAATCATTGGCGCGGTTGGAACAGCTGCTTGCGATATTTCGGCCTTACCCCTGCGCAGTCGAATTCCGCCATGGCAGCTGGCAGACGCCGCAGGTGTATGATCTGCTGCGGCAAAATAGAGTTGCCTTTGTCAATATCGATCAGCCGGTCATCGGCGAGTCCATTGTGCCCTCCGACGAGGTTACGGCGCCCTTTGCCTACGTGCGGCTGCACGGACGCAATCGCGCAAACTGGTTTCGACAGGACGCCGGCAGAGACGACCGCTATAATTATCTCTATTCTGAGGATGAGTTGAAAGAGTGGGAGGAGCGGATTAGGAACATGGCCGAAAAGGCGCCGACCATCGTCATCTTTAACAATCACTTTCGCGGCCAGGCGACGCTGAATGCTTTTCAACTGATGCATGACCTCTTCAAAATGCCGCCGATAGTGCCGGCAACTTTAAAAGCAAGTTTTCCTAAAGAGCTGGCATTTGCCCGCCCCGATAGCCTGCAACTATTCTGA
- a CDS encoding slipin family protein — protein sequence MISPVTVIIFLAILLLMSSVKVLREYERGVIFRLGRLAGAKGPGLILIIPFVDRMIKVSLRTIVMDVPPQDIITKDNVSVKVNAVLYFRVIEPEKAIVQVEEYLFATSQLAQTTLRSVLGQAELDDLLAERDKINHQLQKIIDAQTDPWGIKVSMVEIKHVDLPAEMQRAMARQAEAERERRAKIIHAEGEYQASQTLANAAEIIATHPQALQLRYLQTLNEIAAENNSTIIFPLPIEMLRAFFQPPEKK from the coding sequence ATGATTTCACCGGTCACCGTCATTATCTTTTTAGCCATACTCTTGCTGATGAGCTCCGTAAAAGTATTGCGGGAGTACGAGCGGGGCGTCATCTTTCGATTGGGGCGACTGGCAGGGGCAAAAGGTCCCGGACTCATTCTCATCATCCCTTTCGTCGATCGAATGATCAAGGTCAGCCTGCGCACCATCGTTATGGATGTTCCGCCGCAGGACATCATCACCAAGGATAACGTTTCCGTTAAAGTTAATGCCGTGCTCTATTTCCGCGTCATCGAACCGGAAAAGGCGATTGTACAGGTTGAAGAATACTTGTTTGCCACTTCGCAGTTGGCGCAGACGACGCTGAGAAGCGTTCTCGGCCAAGCCGAACTGGACGATCTGTTGGCTGAACGTGACAAGATCAACCACCAGCTGCAAAAGATCATCGATGCCCAAACCGATCCGTGGGGCATTAAAGTGAGCATGGTGGAGATCAAGCACGTCGACCTGCCGGCCGAAATGCAGCGGGCGATGGCGCGCCAGGCCGAAGCCGAACGTGAGCGCCGCGCCAAGATCATCCATGCCGAGGGAGAATACCAGGCCTCGCAGACCCTGGCCAACGCCGCCGAAATTATCGCCACGCATCCCCAGGCGCTGCAGCTTCGCTATTTGCAGACTTTGAATGAAATAGCCGCAGAAAATAACTCGACGATCATTTTCCCGCTGCCCATCGAAATGCTGAGGGCTTTCTTCCAACCGCCTGAGAAAAAATAA
- a CDS encoding nodulation protein NfeD produces the protein MRFLILLILMLSVSLVAQPRILKIEIDGDINPLSAHYLIDNLKKAEAGGYEALLIQMDTPGGLLQATQSIVKAIMDADVPVIMYIAPSGAGAVSAGVFVTMACHIAAMAEGTNIGAAHPVGIGGQEDSSKVMKEKVENYTAAWARGIAEKRGRNADWAEQAVRRSVSITEKEALAKNVIDLIAPTQDSLLKMIDGREVELREGRKKTLSTANAEIVFHSMNWRNRLLYRISNPTIAYILLMLGIYGLFFELSNPGAIIPGVAGGISIILAFMALQTLPVSTAGILLILFALVLFVLESKVTSYGILTIGGITAMFLGSIMLIEETPGFSLRVDWRIALTFALFTAAFFIFALGMALKTRLTQPTTVKEGMVGATGVALSDLEPGKTGQVQVWGEIWQANSGEKIFKGEPIRVLAVKGLLMKVEKAA, from the coding sequence ATGCGGTTCTTGATTCTTTTAATATTAATGCTTTCTGTCTCCTTGGTCGCACAGCCGCGCATTCTAAAGATCGAGATAGACGGCGACATCAACCCGCTCTCGGCGCATTATCTTATCGACAATCTAAAGAAAGCAGAGGCGGGCGGTTACGAAGCGCTGCTCATCCAAATGGATACCCCCGGCGGACTGCTTCAGGCCACGCAATCGATCGTCAAAGCCATTATGGACGCCGATGTGCCGGTAATTATGTACATTGCTCCCAGCGGCGCCGGGGCGGTTTCGGCCGGAGTCTTTGTAACCATGGCCTGTCATATTGCCGCCATGGCCGAAGGGACCAACATCGGAGCGGCCCACCCGGTCGGCATCGGCGGGCAAGAGGACAGCTCAAAGGTCATGAAGGAGAAGGTGGAAAATTACACGGCCGCCTGGGCCAGAGGTATTGCCGAAAAGCGTGGCAGAAACGCCGACTGGGCCGAACAGGCCGTGCGCAGGAGCGTATCGATTACCGAGAAAGAGGCGCTGGCGAAAAACGTCATCGATCTGATCGCGCCGACTCAGGACAGTCTCTTAAAAATGATCGACGGACGCGAGGTAGAACTGCGGGAAGGCCGGAAAAAGACGCTCTCGACCGCAAATGCAGAGATCGTTTTTCATTCCATGAATTGGCGGAATCGGCTGCTTTATCGGATATCTAATCCGACCATTGCCTACATTTTGTTGATGCTCGGCATTTACGGTCTCTTTTTCGAATTGTCCAATCCGGGCGCCATCATCCCCGGCGTGGCCGGCGGCATATCGATCATCCTTGCGTTTATGGCGTTGCAGACGCTGCCGGTCAGCACCGCCGGCATCTTGCTGATTCTTTTCGCATTGGTTCTTTTCGTTCTCGAAAGCAAAGTGACCAGTTACGGCATTTTGACCATCGGAGGAATTACCGCCATGTTTCTCGGCTCCATTATGCTGATCGAGGAGACGCCGGGTTTTTCGCTGCGGGTTGATTGGAGAATCGCTCTGACCTTTGCTCTGTTTACCGCGGCATTTTTCATTTTTGCCTTGGGAATGGCTCTGAAAACTCGATTAACGCAGCCCACCACAGTCAAGGAAGGCATGGTGGGTGCAACCGGCGTTGCGCTCTCGGACCTTGAGCCGGGTAAAACCGGTCAAGTGCAGGTTTGGGGAGAGATTTGGCAGGCAAACAGCGGAGAAAAAATATTCAAGGGCGAGCCGATCCGCGTGCTTGCCGTTAAAGGGCTGCTGATGAAAGTGGAAAAAGCAGCATAA
- a CDS encoding YifB family Mg chelatase-like AAA ATPase, which yields MFAQVLSAAVLGIDAYIVKVEAHLESQQPKFFTVGLPEGAVRESNHRVQAAVKNSGFRFPIKKITINLAPADIRKEGAAFDLPIAVGILAASGQIEKSRLGDYVLVGELSLDGLLRPVKGVLPIAAELARQSIKGIVVPEENAAEGAMVREVEIIPARSLLDAVAFLNGEPREPFTVDVQAVFSRKRIYHLDFQDVKGQEQAKRALEVAAAGGHNIIMIGPPGSGKTMLAKRLPTILPDMTLNEALETTKIHSVAGLLPEMEALIATRPFRSPHHTISDAGLIGGGTVPRPGEVSLAHHGVLFLDELPEFKKNVLEVLRQPLEDGVVTISRAMLSLTYPAEFMLAAAMNPCPCGYYSDPTKECTCSPPQVQRYLSRISGPLLDRIDIHIEVPAVRYRELSSTAVGESSEVIRARVEKARQIQQKRFADHPHLYCNARMDSKEIRRYCQLDDQGQELLKAAITKLRLSARAYDRILKVARTIADLDGSDRILPYHVSEAVQYRSLDRLSIY from the coding sequence ATGTTTGCTCAAGTGCTCAGCGCCGCCGTCCTCGGCATCGATGCCTATATCGTCAAAGTCGAAGCGCACCTTGAAAGTCAGCAGCCGAAATTTTTTACCGTCGGCCTACCGGAGGGGGCGGTCCGCGAATCGAATCACCGCGTGCAGGCGGCGGTAAAGAATTCCGGTTTTCGATTTCCGATCAAAAAGATCACCATCAACTTGGCGCCGGCCGACATCCGCAAGGAAGGAGCCGCTTTCGATCTGCCGATCGCCGTCGGCATTTTGGCAGCAAGCGGCCAAATCGAGAAAAGCCGACTCGGCGACTATGTGTTGGTGGGCGAACTGAGCCTTGACGGCCTCCTTCGTCCGGTCAAAGGTGTTCTTCCCATTGCCGCAGAACTGGCGCGCCAAAGTATCAAAGGCATCGTCGTTCCGGAAGAAAACGCCGCCGAAGGAGCAATGGTGCGTGAAGTTGAAATCATTCCGGCACGCTCATTGCTAGATGCCGTTGCCTTTCTCAACGGTGAACCACGGGAGCCTTTTACCGTCGACGTGCAGGCCGTGTTTTCGCGCAAACGGATTTATCACTTGGATTTTCAGGATGTCAAGGGGCAGGAACAAGCCAAGCGTGCGTTGGAGGTTGCTGCAGCCGGCGGCCACAACATTATCATGATCGGACCGCCGGGTTCGGGGAAAACCATGCTCGCCAAGCGGCTGCCCACGATTTTGCCGGACATGACGCTCAACGAAGCGCTGGAAACCACTAAAATTCATTCCGTGGCCGGGCTGCTGCCGGAGATGGAAGCGCTGATTGCCACCCGGCCGTTTCGCTCTCCCCATCACACCATCAGCGATGCCGGTCTGATCGGCGGCGGCACCGTACCGCGTCCCGGAGAGGTCAGCCTCGCTCATCACGGTGTTCTGTTTCTCGACGAGTTGCCCGAATTCAAAAAAAACGTGCTCGAGGTCCTGCGCCAACCCCTCGAAGATGGCGTCGTAACCATCTCGCGCGCCATGCTGTCGCTAACCTATCCGGCCGAGTTTATGCTGGCCGCAGCCATGAATCCCTGTCCCTGCGGCTATTATAGCGATCCGACCAAAGAATGCACCTGCTCGCCGCCTCAAGTTCAGCGCTACCTGTCGCGTATCTCCGGTCCGCTCCTCGACCGCATCGACATCCACATCGAAGTGCCTGCCGTACGTTACCGCGAGTTGAGCAGCACTGCGGTAGGCGAGTCCTCCGAGGTCATTCGTGCGCGCGTGGAAAAAGCGCGACAAATCCAGCAAAAGCGTTTTGCCGACCATCCTCATCTGTACTGCAACGCCCGCATGGATTCCAAGGAGATTCGACGCTATTGTCAGTTGGACGACCAAGGACAGGAGCTGCTCAAGGCGGCCATCACCAAGTTGAGGCTTTCTGCACGCGCCTACGACCGCATCCTCAAAGTCGCACGGACTATCGCCGACCTGGACGGCTCGGACCGCATTCTGCCTTATCACGTCAGCGAAGCGGTACAATACCGAAGCTTGGATCGACTGAGTATTTATTGA
- a CDS encoding CDP-alcohol phosphatidyltransferase family protein produces the protein MIKDVFDAEWLRKGIGNTFKFFSPNTWTTISLLLAGAAAGAVYRQRILLGLVLFVLSTLCDFIDGKVARVTGQSTALGAFWDGTVDRFVDALMISCFFFLPYSVRPELLHGLLFALLFTTLMPPFIVAYANHRGAVPDPTEHVIWRFAFRAEYILLLAAALVIHLWSPRISFYFLLAALVLMSATVIQSIILVFIKSKDYSQKP, from the coding sequence ATGATCAAAGATGTCTTTGACGCCGAATGGCTTCGAAAAGGGATCGGCAACACGTTCAAATTCTTTTCTCCGAATACGTGGACGACCATCTCTCTCCTGCTCGCCGGTGCCGCTGCCGGCGCGGTCTATCGGCAAAGGATTTTGCTCGGCCTGGTGCTTTTTGTCCTCAGCACGCTTTGCGACTTTATCGACGGCAAAGTGGCGCGGGTGACCGGACAAAGCACAGCGCTCGGCGCCTTTTGGGATGGAACCGTCGACCGCTTTGTCGATGCCCTGATGATCTCCTGCTTTTTTTTCCTGCCTTACTCGGTGCGACCCGAGCTGCTGCACGGACTCTTGTTCGCGCTTTTGTTTACAACGCTCATGCCGCCTTTTATCGTTGCCTATGCTAACCATCGCGGGGCAGTGCCGGATCCTACCGAACATGTTATTTGGCGCTTTGCCTTTCGCGCCGAATATATTCTCCTTTTGGCTGCTGCGCTGGTCATTCATCTTTGGTCGCCGCGAATCAGCTTTTATTTTCTGCTTGCTGCGCTTGTCTTAATGTCCGCTACCGTTATTCAATCGATCATTTTGGTCTTTATCAAATCAAAGGATTATTCTCAAAAACCTTAA
- a CDS encoding metal ABC transporter permease — MIDLLYYEFMQRALIVGAVTGALCAVIGVYVVLRGMAFIGAGISHAAFGGVAVGLLLGVDPFLSALIFCTAVAVGIGYVSEKGQIREDTAVGIFFASTMAFGVLLVGLIKSYTIDLFGYIFGNILAITDFDFWASLVTAVLVIGFILYFYKEFLFITFDQEAAQVSGLPVRTLNYLMLTLIAITIVQSIKATGIVLVSALLVAPAAAAHQLVDDFKRMMTLAVIFGVSSAWIGLLISSQINTASGATIVMTATIIFFISAIFSPRRRSLRKSLRSLKADAQKQEE, encoded by the coding sequence ATGATTGATCTCCTCTATTACGAGTTCATGCAGCGGGCCTTGATCGTCGGCGCAGTAACCGGCGCGTTGTGCGCGGTGATCGGCGTTTACGTGGTGCTGCGCGGAATGGCCTTTATTGGCGCGGGCATTTCCCATGCCGCTTTTGGCGGTGTCGCCGTGGGGCTGCTGTTGGGTGTCGATCCTTTTCTCTCGGCGCTTATTTTCTGCACCGCCGTGGCTGTAGGAATCGGCTACGTCAGTGAAAAGGGGCAAATCAGAGAAGACACAGCGGTGGGCATCTTTTTCGCCTCGACCATGGCCTTTGGGGTCTTACTTGTCGGTTTGATCAAAAGTTATACGATAGACCTGTTTGGTTATATTTTCGGCAACATCTTGGCGATCACCGACTTTGATTTTTGGGCGTCGCTTGTCACAGCGGTTTTGGTTATCGGCTTTATCCTTTATTTTTACAAAGAATTTCTCTTTATCACTTTCGACCAGGAGGCGGCCCAAGTCTCCGGTCTGCCCGTTCGCACGCTCAACTACTTGATGCTGACGTTGATTGCCATCACCATTGTGCAGTCGATCAAAGCGACCGGCATTGTCCTGGTCTCCGCGCTTCTTGTGGCGCCGGCGGCTGCGGCTCATCAGCTTGTAGACGATTTCAAACGGATGATGACCCTGGCAGTCATTTTCGGAGTCTCTTCGGCTTGGATCGGCCTTTTGATTTCTTCGCAGATCAATACGGCTTCGGGGGCTACTATTGTCATGACCGCAACGATCATCTTTTTCATTTCTGCTATTTTCTCTCCGCGGCGTCGAAGCTTGCGGAAAAGTCTGCGGAGCCTAAAAGCCGACGCCCAAAAGCAGGAAGAATAG
- a CDS encoding metal ABC transporter ATP-binding protein, with translation MNEVIVETRNLYVAYEDKIVLEDITFSLHRGEFWGIFGPNGSGKTTLLRAILGLVPPFSGEIRVFGKPPDELNDLRDRIGYVPQHAKLDFSFPIRVREAVLLGRSRRMGLGKRPQPEDWKAVDQALELVEIADLADRQIGRLSGGQRQRVLIARALAVEPELLLMDEPTAALDVNAAESFYEWLHSTHQKMNLTIMLVSHDISVVSRHVTAVACLNRRLVAHGLPEEVLSQETFDGMYGCDVLLFSHGNLPHMVVERVPKGRHRHD, from the coding sequence ATGAACGAGGTCATCGTTGAGACTCGAAACTTATATGTGGCTTACGAAGACAAAATTGTCCTCGAAGACATCACTTTTTCTCTGCATCGCGGCGAATTTTGGGGAATTTTCGGCCCCAACGGCTCCGGCAAGACGACGCTTTTACGGGCTATTTTAGGACTCGTTCCGCCGTTTTCCGGTGAAATACGCGTATTCGGCAAGCCGCCCGATGAATTGAATGATTTGCGCGATCGTATCGGGTACGTCCCGCAGCATGCAAAATTGGATTTTTCTTTTCCCATTCGCGTCCGCGAAGCGGTCCTGCTTGGTCGCAGCCGTAGGATGGGCTTGGGCAAAAGACCACAGCCCGAGGACTGGAAAGCCGTCGACCAAGCTTTAGAGTTGGTCGAAATAGCTGATTTAGCCGACCGGCAGATCGGTCGACTTTCGGGCGGGCAGCGACAACGTGTTCTGATTGCCCGCGCCTTGGCCGTCGAACCGGAGCTGCTTCTGATGGATGAACCGACGGCCGCTTTGGACGTTAATGCCGCGGAAAGCTTTTACGAATGGCTGCACAGCACGCATCAAAAGATGAACCTGACCATCATGCTGGTTTCTCACGACATCAGCGTCGTGTCGCGTCACGTAACCGCCGTGGCTTGCCTCAACCGTCGACTGGTGGCTCACGGCCTCCCTGAGGAGGTCCTTTCGCAGGAAACCTTTGACGGCATGTACGGCTGCGATGTCCTGCTCTTTAGCCACGGCAATCTCCCGCATATGGTCGTCGAACGGGTTCCGAAAGGACGGCACAGACATGATTGA
- a CDS encoding metal ABC transporter substrate-binding protein, which yields MRVISKLTIILVSATALPFMFLCGRPQTSGKMMVGVSIQPLAFITQAIGGDHVEVFTVVPPGANPHTFELNPTLMQKLSRADLLVVNGIGLEYWLENVRGVLNDKPIVVTSEGLEIRRDEEEAGHAHVHAEGNPHVWLDPVYAGRQAQRIAEALIRLDGRNRAHYEANLASFQQELKALDDEIRSRIEKWPQRRFVCFHPSWVYFAARYGLEQAAVIEKRPGQEQSPQEIAELIRIIGEIRAKAVFAEAQFPSAVAKVIADETGARVITLDPLGSFPQINSYPLLIRFNVSQMEAAMGSGR from the coding sequence ATGAGGGTCATTTCGAAGCTGACAATCATTTTGGTCTCTGCAACCGCCTTGCCGTTTATGTTCTTGTGCGGGCGTCCGCAAACCAGCGGAAAAATGATGGTTGGGGTGAGCATCCAACCTCTCGCTTTTATAACGCAGGCGATCGGCGGCGATCACGTCGAGGTTTTTACCGTCGTTCCGCCCGGTGCCAATCCGCACACCTTTGAATTGAACCCGACATTGATGCAAAAGCTGAGTCGTGCCGATCTGCTGGTAGTCAACGGCATCGGCTTGGAGTATTGGCTCGAGAATGTCCGCGGCGTTTTGAATGACAAGCCGATTGTTGTAACGAGTGAAGGATTGGAAATCCGCAGAGACGAGGAGGAAGCAGGACATGCCCACGTCCATGCCGAAGGGAATCCGCACGTGTGGCTTGATCCGGTTTATGCCGGCCGGCAGGCGCAGCGCATCGCCGAGGCGCTGATTCGTCTCGACGGCCGCAATCGAGCTCATTACGAAGCTAACCTGGCTTCTTTTCAGCAGGAACTAAAGGCGCTGGATGATGAAATCCGCAGTCGAATCGAAAAATGGCCGCAGCGTCGATTCGTCTGCTTTCATCCTTCATGGGTCTATTTTGCTGCGCGTTACGGCCTGGAGCAGGCTGCGGTTATCGAAAAGCGTCCGGGACAAGAGCAGAGTCCCCAAGAAATTGCCGAGTTGATCCGCATCATCGGCGAAATTCGCGCCAAGGCCGTGTTTGCCGAGGCGCAGTTTCCTTCTGCCGTCGCTAAAGTAATTGCCGACGAAACGGGCGCCCGCGTGATCACGCTCGATCCTTTGGGATCTTTTCCGCAGATCAATTCTTATCCTTTGCTCATTCGCTTTAATGTCTCGCAAATGGAAGCAGCCATGGGGTCCGGTCGATGA
- a CDS encoding sugar phosphate isomerase/epimerase → MSAKPAAPIKDLSRLCPHTITTKPWPIEVAVQKYAAAGIRAMTVWREALADRNVLQVAEMLRAYGISVVSLCYGGFFASASAEERQRAIRDTLNAVDQAAALGASLLVLVCGADPRQSLDKSRLQFKTGIETVLEHAEVKNIKLAIEPLHPMYADTQSAVNTLKQANDMVEIIGSSNLGVVVDAYHLWWDPELEEQIHRAAELEALAAFHISDWKTPTSDLHYDRGLPGEGCIPLRTIRNWMEQAGFSGYHEIEILSNRWWQTDMDEFLKKIIDAYYSAC, encoded by the coding sequence GTGAGCGCAAAACCTGCCGCACCCATAAAAGATTTATCCCGCTTGTGCCCGCACACGATTACGACCAAGCCCTGGCCGATTGAAGTCGCTGTGCAAAAGTATGCGGCCGCCGGAATTCGAGCGATGACCGTCTGGCGGGAAGCGCTTGCGGATCGCAACGTGCTGCAAGTGGCCGAAATGCTTCGAGCTTACGGAATATCCGTAGTGTCGCTATGCTACGGTGGTTTCTTTGCCTCTGCTTCGGCCGAGGAACGGCAGCGGGCCATTCGTGATACGCTGAATGCCGTGGATCAGGCGGCGGCTCTCGGCGCCTCACTGCTGGTCTTGGTTTGCGGCGCCGATCCGCGGCAAAGCTTGGACAAATCGCGCCTGCAATTTAAAACCGGAATTGAAACGGTCTTGGAACATGCTGAAGTAAAAAATATAAAGCTGGCTATAGAGCCTCTTCATCCCATGTACGCCGATACGCAGTCAGCCGTCAACACGCTCAAACAGGCGAACGATATGGTGGAGATAATCGGCTCTTCGAATCTGGGCGTCGTCGTCGATGCTTACCATCTGTGGTGGGATCCGGAATTGGAGGAACAAATCCATCGTGCGGCAGAGCTCGAGGCGCTGGCGGCTTTTCACATAAGCGACTGGAAGACGCCGACCTCGGACCTGCATTACGATCGGGGGCTTCCCGGTGAAGGCTGCATTCCGCTCCGCACGATTCGCAACTGGATGGAACAAGCAGGATTTTCAGGCTATCATGAAATAGAAATCCTGTCCAACCGCTGGTGGCAAACCGATATGGATGAATTCTTAAAAAAGATTATAGACGCTTATTATTCTGCCTGTTGA
- a CDS encoding DNA adenine methylase, with amino-acid sequence MAIQGQLSLFSEEMALPRPVNVASVPQRSPFRYPGGKTWFVPTFRRWVASLKSKPLVLIEPFAGGGIISLTALFENLVEKAVMVELDDEVAAVWETIVSGDAVWLANRILTFTMTREAVEEELQKTPTTTREKAFQTILKNRTLHGGILAEGSRFIRYGENGKGIGSRWYPKTLARRLISLNNVVHRIDFRCDDGLKVMMEFAHREDAIYFIDPPYTVGGKKAGKRLYRHHQIDHEHLFTICESLVGDFLMTYDEAEEVKEMARRHRFQMRFIPMKNTHHATMRELVIGRDLSWLYELPVIHESRAEYSVKKSKKETS; translated from the coding sequence ATGGCGATACAGGGACAGCTCTCGTTATTTTCTGAGGAAATGGCTTTGCCACGTCCGGTGAATGTCGCGTCAGTTCCGCAGAGAAGTCCTTTCCGCTACCCTGGTGGAAAGACATGGTTTGTACCGACATTCCGACGTTGGGTAGCTAGTCTGAAGAGCAAGCCGCTAGTTCTCATTGAACCGTTCGCCGGCGGAGGGATCATCAGCCTTACCGCCCTCTTTGAAAACTTGGTCGAAAAGGCGGTCATGGTCGAATTGGATGATGAAGTGGCAGCCGTGTGGGAAACCATCGTAAGCGGTGATGCGGTGTGGCTTGCCAATCGAATCTTGACCTTCACGATGACGAGAGAAGCCGTCGAAGAGGAGCTTCAGAAAACTCCAACGACCACGCGGGAGAAAGCGTTTCAGACAATCCTAAAAAACCGAACGCTCCATGGGGGAATACTCGCTGAAGGCTCTCGTTTCATAAGGTACGGAGAAAACGGAAAAGGAATCGGTTCTCGATGGTATCCGAAGACGCTTGCTCGGAGACTCATCAGCCTGAATAATGTTGTGCATCGGATTGATTTCCGGTGCGATGATGGCTTGAAAGTGATGATGGAGTTTGCCCACCGCGAGGATGCCATCTATTTTATTGATCCTCCCTATACTGTCGGTGGCAAGAAGGCAGGCAAGCGGCTTTATAGACATCATCAGATCGATCACGAACATCTATTTACAATTTGCGAGTCACTAGTGGGCGATTTTCTGATGACATACGATGAGGCAGAAGAAGTTAAGGAAATGGCTCGAAGGCATAGGTTCCAGATGCGTTTTATTCCGATGAAAAATACTCACCATGCTACAATGAGAGAATTGGTCATCGGAAGAGATTTATCATGGTTGTATGAGTTACCCGTTATCCATGAATCAAGGGCCGAGTATAGTGTCAAGAAATCCAAGAAAGAAACGTCTTAA
- a CDS encoding NotI family restriction endonuclease, whose translation MSHSGQPLAEVFGHLVTDQTDTAKRYRSLRLCPFNNKVPNCTKDKAKNPLGVCSIYHENAPVITCPIRFRQDWIIADHAAAFFFGEGTRWTSLTEVRLNDAHGKSAGNIDVVLVAYDDMGRVIDFGALEIQAVYISGNVREPFEYYMGDPQNRASMDWSGEPNYPRPDYLSSSRKRLVPQLVYKGGILHSWKKKIAVALNKSFFATLPTLKQVSKDEADIAWLIYDLKLHVEEGHGSGRYYLTKVDEVFTEFEPALLSITTPLPGRMEDFIKLLQEKLDEQLETPPTNQTIERPF comes from the coding sequence ATGAGTCATAGCGGACAGCCATTGGCAGAGGTCTTCGGTCACTTGGTCACCGATCAAACCGATACGGCGAAACGGTATCGTTCTCTTCGTCTCTGTCCCTTCAACAACAAGGTGCCGAATTGCACAAAGGACAAGGCAAAGAATCCCCTTGGCGTGTGCAGCATCTATCATGAGAACGCGCCTGTTATCACTTGCCCCATCCGATTTCGCCAGGACTGGATTATTGCTGACCATGCTGCGGCTTTCTTTTTTGGCGAGGGAACACGGTGGACTTCTCTAACTGAAGTGCGTTTAAATGATGCTCATGGCAAGTCTGCTGGAAACATCGATGTGGTTCTCGTCGCCTATGACGATATGGGGAGGGTTATTGATTTCGGTGCTCTTGAGATTCAGGCTGTTTATATCTCTGGTAATGTTCGTGAACCATTTGAGTATTACATGGGCGATCCACAAAACAGGGCTTCCATGGATTGGTCCGGCGAGCCGAACTACCCTCGTCCTGATTATCTCTCATCTTCTCGAAAAAGGCTCGTTCCACAACTCGTTTATAAGGGCGGAATCTTGCATAGCTGGAAAAAGAAAATCGCTGTGGCACTGAATAAGAGCTTCTTTGCTACTCTACCCACTCTCAAACAAGTCTCAAAGGATGAGGCGGATATTGCCTGGCTCATCTATGATCTGAAACTACATGTGGAAGAGGGTCATGGATCCGGGCGATACTATCTGACGAAGGTGGATGAAGTTTTTACTGAATTTGAACCCGCCCTGCTTTCTATTACGACACCATTGCCTGGAAGAATGGAGGATTTCATCAAACTGCTTCAGGAAAAGCTCGACGAGCAACTGGAAACTCCTCCGACGAACCAAACCATCGAGAGGCCGTTTTGA